A window of Bos taurus isolate L1 Dominette 01449 registration number 42190680 breed Hereford chromosome 8, ARS-UCD2.0, whole genome shotgun sequence contains these coding sequences:
- the ZNF782 gene encoding zinc finger protein 782 isoform X2, which yields MNIIQASVSFKDVTVEFTQEEWHQMDSAQRTLYRDVMLENYSHLVSVGYCFTKPELIFMLEQGEDPWLLEKEFINRSSPEEFQPDELLEESLENQGKHLRQVLFINKSLTMEQEISGKPCTLDINIFPAETIPCKFDTTGSTYLLLSSLAPHCQYSKKTYAPNVCENWLFSIKDGRTNTGENSFVCSKNVKTFGHKDKVIQHQTIQTLQQAFEYNECRKDFLEKTALVMSKSTHPKMKPYEFNKFGENQHEKSTLIVSQSSHPEEKSHYEFNKYECTKNRNNFSRITQKTDIEGKSFSQKLHTKEQEKFYIGVKSFEYGKNFSHNSTLPVHQRIHTIEQTYDYGTCTDALGYQSACNVHKKTQIMLKPCACNECGKSCTKTSCLIQPQKSHMEEKPFECHQCGKAFSEKSRLRKHERTHTGEKPYKCDGCEKAFSAKSGLRIHQRTHTGEKPFECNECGKSFNYKSILIVHQRIHTGERPFECNECGKSFSHMSGLRNHRRTHTGERPYKCDECGKAFKLKSGLRKHHRTHTGEKPYKCNQCEKAFGQKSQLRGHHRIHTGEKPYTCNHCGEAFSQKSNLRVHHRTHTGEKPYKCDECGKTFRQKSNLRGHQRTHTGEKPYGCNECAKSFSEKSVLRKHQRTHTGEKPYNCNHCGEAFSQKSNLRVHQRTHTGEKPYKCDTCGKTFSQKSSLREHQKAHTGK from the exons GGTACTGCTTTACAAAGCCAGAACTGATCTTCATGTTGGAACAAGGAGAAGATCCATGGTTATTAGAGAAAGAATTTATAAACAGAAGTTCCCCAG aagAATTCCAACCTGATGAACTCTTAGAGGAGAGCCTAGAAAACCAAGGCAAACATTTGAGGCAAGTTTTATTCATCAACAAATCATTGACTATGGAACAAGAAATATCAGGAAAACCATGTACTCTGGACATAAACATTTTTCCTGCAGAAACAATACCCTGTAAATTTGACACTACAGGGTCTACTTACTTGCTTCTTAGCTCACTGGCCCCACACTGTCAATATTCAAAAAAGACTTATGCGCCTAATGTATGTGAGAATTGGCTTTTCAGTATTAAGGACGGCAGAACTAATACTGGAGAGAATTCTTTTGTTTGTAGTAAAAATGTGAAAACCTTTGGACATAAAGACAAAGTTATCCAGCATCAGACAATTCAGACTTTGCAGCAAGCTTTTGAATATAATGAATGTAGAaaagattttcttgaaaagactgCCCTTGTTATGTCTAAGAGTACCCATCCAAAAATGAAACCTTATGAATTCAATAAATTTGGGGAAAACCAACATGAGAAATCAACCTTGATAGTTTCTCAGAGCAGTCATCCAGAGGAGAAGAGTCACTATGAGTTTAATAAATATGAATgtactaaaaacagaaataattttagtAGGATCACTCAAAAAACTGACATAGAAGGGAAATCTTTCAGCCAAAAATTACACACTAAAGAACAGGAAAAATTTTATATAGGGGTGAAATCCTTTGAATATGGAAAGAATTTCAGCCATAATTCAACCCTCCCAGTGCATCAGAGAATTCACACAATAGAACAAACCTATGACTATGGCACATGTACAGACGCTTTGGGTTACCAGTCAGCTTGCAATGTGCATAAGAAAACTCAAATAATGTTGAAACCCTGTGCGTGTAATGAATGTGGAAAATCCTGCACTAAAACTTCATGCCTGATTCAGCCTCAGAAAAGTCACATGGAGGAGAAACCCTTTGAATGTCATCAatgtgggaaagctttcagtgAGAAGTCACGTCTAAGAAAACATGAGAGaactcacacaggagagaaaccctataAATGCGACGGATGTGAGAAAGCTTTCAGTGCAAAGTCAGGACTAAGAATACATCAGAGaactcacacaggagagaaaccttttgaatgtaatgaatgtgggaaaTCTTTCAACTACAAATCAATTCTCATAGTACATCAAAGAATTCATACAGGGGAGAGACCCTttgaatgtaatgaatgtggaaaaTCTTTCAGCCATATGTCAGGCCTAAGAAATCATCGGAGAACTCACACAGGTGAAagaccatataaatgtgatgaaTGTGGGAAGGCTTTCAAACTGAAGTCAGGCCTAAGGAAACATCATAGAACTCATACAGGGGAGAAGCCCTATAAATGTAATCAGTGTGAGAAAGCATTTGGCCAGAAATCACAACTCAGAGGACATCATAGAATTCACACAGGGGAAAAACCCTATACATGTAATCATTGTGGGGAAGCATTTAGCCAGAAGTCAAACCTTAGAGTACATCACAGAACTCACACTGGGGAAAAACCCTataaatgtgatgagtgtggaaAAACTTTCAGGCAGAAATCAAATCTTAGAGGACATCAGAGAACTCACACTGGGGAGAAACCCTATGGATGTAATGAATGTGCCAAATCTTTCAGTGAGAAGTCAGTCCTAAGAAAACATCAGAGAActcatacaggagagaaaccctataATTGTAATCACTGTGGTGAAGCTTTCAGCCAGAAATCAAACCTCAGAGTACATCAGAgaactcacactggagagaaaccctacaAATGTGATACATGTGGAAAAACTTTCAGTCAAAAATCAAGCCTTAGAGAACATCAGAAAGCCCAtacagggaaataa